From a single Lytechinus variegatus isolate NC3 chromosome 9, Lvar_3.0, whole genome shotgun sequence genomic region:
- the LOC121421174 gene encoding uncharacterized protein LOC121421174, whose product MQTETMKSVLFWTTLITVISAVCGINCYNCEGDECRDPFDPEGISTTCPGSSFLPNNFCRKTVTVTGTTVVRSCGTNERNECTPGCTESMTCTYCCEYNLCNRAITMTINFVAMGVASVTALILTRQ is encoded by the exons ATGCAAACAGAAACCATGAAGTCAGTTTTATTTTGGACCACTCTCATAACGGTGATTTCAG CTGTATGTGGTATCAACTGTTACAACTGCGAAGGGGACGAGTGCAGAGATCCATTTGACCCGGAAGGAATATCAACCACATGCCCGGGGTCATCGTTTCTACCAAACAATTTCTGCAGG AAAACTGTTACTGTCACTGGCACCACGGTGGTTCGGAGCTGTGGAACGAATGAACGAAACGAATGTACCCCAGGCTGCACCGAGAGTATGACCTGTACCTACTGCTGTGAATACAATCTCTGTAATAGAGCAATCACCATGACAATAAACTTTGTTGCTATGGGAGTGGCTTCGGTGACAGCTCTCATCCTAACAAGACAATAG